A window of Strigops habroptila isolate Jane chromosome 5, bStrHab1.2.pri, whole genome shotgun sequence contains these coding sequences:
- the SCRN3 gene encoding secernin-3, which produces MVPSPPPRSCDTFVALPPAAAGGRVVFGKNSDRPSDEVQEVVHFPAAAHPPGAALECTYITIEQVEKTCAVVLSRPAWLWGAEMGANEHGVCIGNEAVWGREEVGDEEALLGMDLVRLGLERADTAEKALTVIVDLLEKYGQGGNCMESHMAFTYYNSFLIADRKEAWVLETSGKYWAAEKVEGGVRNISNQLSITTKIDREHPDLREYAKSKGWWDGEKEFDFAATYSYVNTARMTTSRGRYCEGYKLLNKHKGSITSEIMMEILRDKESGINMEGGFMTTGSMVSVLPQQPNLPCIHFFTGTPDPARSVFKPFIFVPNVTQLLKTSSPTFGQDDPVKKQPRFQTKPDRRHELYKKHERAAVVMETTEGKGKEMLKEIQKLEKQKINEMESILQNGCLDTGPAVNLFSQCVEEELKIYS; this is translated from the exons ATGGTCCCGtcgccgccgccccgctcctGTGACACCTTCGTGGCGCTGccgcccgccgcggcggggGGACGCGTCGTCTTCGGGAAGAACTCGGACCGGCCGTCGGACGAGGTGCAGGAGGTCGTGCACTTCCCGGCCGCCGCGCACCCGCCCGGCGCCGCGCTGGAG TGCACCTACATCACGATCGAGCAAGTGGAAAAGACCTGCGCCGTGGTCCTGAGCCGGCCCGCCTGGCTCTGGGGGGCTGAGATGGGCGCCAACGAGCACGGCGTGTGCATCGGGAACGAAGCGGTGTGGGGCAGAGAGGAGGTGGGCGATGAGGAAGCTCTCCTCGGCATGGACCTCGTAAG gCTTGGACTTGAGAGAGCGGACACAGCTGAAAAAGCTCTTACTGTCATAGTTGATTTGCTAGAAAAATATGGACAAGGAGGAAACTGTATGGAGAGCCACATGGCATTTACATACTATAACAGCTTTCTGATAGCTGACAGAAAGGAAGCGTGGGTGCTGGAGACATCAGGAAAATACTGGGCAGCAGAAAAAGTAGAAG GAGGTGTACGGAATATTTCCAACCAGCTCTCTATCACAACCAAGATTGACAGAGAACACCCAGACCTGAGGGAATATGCCAAAAGCAAgggctggtgggatggggaaaagGAATTTGATTTTGCTGCCACGTATTCTTATGTAAACACTGCCAGAATGACCACATCCAGAGGACGATATTGTGAAGGCTATAAACTTCTGAACAAACACAAAG GATCTATTACTTCTGAAATAATGATGGAAATTCTTCGTGACAAAGAGAGTGGCATTAATATGGAAGGTGGATTTATGACAACTGGAAGCATGGTGTCTGTTTTGCCTCAGCAGCCTAACCTGCCATGTATTCACTTCTTTACTGGAACTCCAGATCCTGCAAG gTCTGTATTCAAGCCTTTCATTTTTGTGCCCAATGTTACTCAGTTGCTAAAAACTAGCTCCCCGACTTTTGGCCAAGATGATCCAGTTAAGAAGCAGCCACGTTTTCAGACTAAGCCAGATCGAAGACACGAGCTCtataaaaaacatgaaagagcTGCTGTAGTTATGGAAACTACTGAG gGCAAAGGTaaagagatgctgaaagagATACAGAAGTTGGagaaacagaagataaatgAAATGGAATCAATCCTGCAAAATGGATGTCTTGACACCGGCCCAGCAGTTAACCTTTTTTCACAGTGTGTAGAAGAAGAACTCAAAATATATAGCTAA